From Pedobacter aquae:
TCATAATGGGTTATTGGCTACCTTGAATATAAGAGATATAAATTTAAACTTTAAAATTCTTGATTTTAAGTACAAAATGCTGGCCTAAATAAAATTTTCTAGCCATTTCATTATCTGCAATTTCTTGCGGAGTACCAGCAAGCATAATTTTACCTTCTGCTAATAAGTAAGCTCTATCTGTAATAGATAAGGTTTCGTTCACATTATGATCGGTAATTAAGATCCCAATATTGCGGTGTTTTAGTCTGGCAACAATAGTTTGAATTTCTTCTACCGCAATGGGGTCTACCCCAGCAAATGGCTCATCTAGTAAAATAAACTTTGGGTCTGCAGCTAAAGCTCTGGCAATTTCTGTTCTTCTTCGCTCGCCACCCGATAATAAATCGCCACGGTTTTTTCTTACTTTATGAAGGCTAAATTCATCAATAAGTTGTTCTAATTTATCTTTTTGTTCTGCCTTAGATAGTTGCGTCATTTCTAAAACAGCCTTAATATTATCCTCAACCGTAAGTTTTCTAAAAACAGAAGCTTCTTGCGCCAAATAACCAATTCCCTTTTGCGCTCTTCTGTACATAGGGTCTTGGGTGATATTTTCATCCTCTAAAAAAACATTGCCTTCATTTGGTCTTATTAAACCCACTATCATATAAAATGAAGTTGTTTTTCCGGCTCCATTTGGACCAAGTAACCCTACAATTTCACCCTGGCCTACATGAAAAGAAACGTTATTTACAACAGTTCTTTGCTTATATTTTTTAATTAGATTTTCTGCTCTTAATATCATAAATTTTAACCTAATAGGTTTTAATGCCTTTTATGTTTAATTGTATAGAACGTTTATCTTTCCATACATTTTCTTCTATGGTGTAACAAATATCAAAAGGAATACCTCTGTTAATTTGCTCTAAAAAATCTCCATGACCAAAGGCTATACAATCAAAAACCTGACTATCTTTTTGCCTAACACTCATTTTTAAATGGTTATTACCAACAATAGAACCATAGCCGTACGAATATACATTTCTACTGATAAAAACAGGTGCCATGTTTTGAGGACCAAAAGGAGCAAATTGTTTTAATATCCTAAAAAATTTAGGTGTAATATCTTTTAAATCAATACACTTTTCCGCCTCTATTACTTGCATCAACATATCATCTGTGATAGTAGCCGATACAACTTCTTCAAATTTATGGATGAAAGCAGGCAAGTTTTCTGGTTTCATGGTTAAACCTGCTGCGTATTTATGTCCGCCAAATTGCTCTAACAAATCGCTACACTCGCATAAAGCTTCGTACAAATCATATCCTAAAACAGACCTTGCGGAGCCTGCTATATGTCCGTTAGACTGTGTCAAAACAATAGTTGGGCGATAATATTTCTCTGTTAACCTACTCGCTACAATTCCTATCACACCTTTATGCCAAGTCTCATGATAAACAACGGTTGATTTTCTTTTTTCCATTTCTGGAGAGTTTAAAATCATGTTAAGAGCTTGCTCTGTAATATTATTATCAAACTCTTTACGTTCAGAATTTTTGAGGTTAATGATAAAGCCCGCATCTTCTGCTAATTGTGTTGATGAGGCAATTAAAAGTTTAACAGCTTGTTTAGCATCATCAATTCTACCAGCAGCATTAATTCTGGGGCCTATAGAAAAAACAATATCTGTGATGGTAAAATCATCGGCCTTGCCAGATAATTCTATCAAAGCTTTTAAACCGTTACATGGCTCTGAGTTAAGCTTCTTTAAACCATAATGCGCTAAGATTCTATTTTCACCTGTAATAGGGACAATATCTGAGGCGATACTTACCACTACCAAATCCAAGTATTTTAGAACCTTCTCTTGTGGTATATCATTTCTAGATGCAAAAGCTTGAATTAATTTAAAGCCTAAACCACACCCAGAAAGCTCTTTGTATGGATAATTACAATCTTTACGTTTTGGATCTAAAACAGCTATAGCATCCGGAATTTCGTCTCCCGGTAAGTGGTGGTCGCAAATGATAAAATCTATTCCCTTTTCCTTCGCATACTCAACCTTATCAATAGATTTGATACCGCAGTCTAAAGCTATAATAAGGCTTATACCATGATGAGCGGCATAATCAATCCCTTGTGTTGATATACCGTAACCCTCCACATATCTATCTGGAATATAATAAGTTAGATGAGGGTATAAATCTTTAAAAAACGAATAGGTTAAAGCTACGGAGGTTGTACCATCTACATCATAATCTCCATAAATTAAAATATGCTCTTGATTTTTGATGGCTCTTTGTATTCTGGATACAGCTTCCTCCATCCCATTCATTAAAAATGGGTCATGCAAATCATCCAAAGAAGGTCTAAAAAATAGTTTAGCTTGCTCAAAAGTTTTAATGCCTCTGGCAACCAACATTTGGGCTAAAATCTCATCTATATTTAACTCTTCTGATAGTAAGTTAACAGTTTCTAAATCTTGTATCGAATGCTCTACCCACCTTTTTTCCATATATTTGCGCAATGTAACACAGTAAAGATACAATAATCAACAAGCTCCATAAAAAAGATTTGTAAGCTATTGATTATGTCTTATTTAAATTACAAAAAACTAGCATTTTGGAAATAATAGCACTTAACGAAGGTTCGTATTCTGTAGATTCATCAAAGAAATTTATCCCCTTTGACCCTAGTATTCATAAAGCAAGCGAAAGACCAGCTTCATTGTTTATACATATCAATCCGTTTTTGATTAAAACCGAAAAAGAATTACTTATTCTAGATACAGGTTTGGGTTATAATGATGAAAAGGGGAATCTTATTTTACATGAGAATATTAAAAAAGCAGGTTATCATCCAGATGATGTGACCAAAGTGCTCATGTCTCATTTACATTATGACCACAGCGGCGGCATGGTTTGGGATAAGCAGGGTAAGTTAGAGCCTAGTTTTGCAAATGCAGAATATATTATCCAACAAGGCGAGTGGGAAACGGCTTATGCCAAGCAATCATCCTCCTACAAAACAGAAATTTTTGATGTGATACAAAGATCTGGTCAGGTTCATTTTATTGAAGGAAACGGAATCTTAACAGATGAAATTAGCTATGAGCTAACCGGTGGACATTGCGAATATCATCAAGTTTATCATATCAAAAATGATGAGCATGAAATCTTTTTTGGTGGAGATGTGGTACCTGAGCCCGAACAATTACAAAGAAATTTTATTGCTAAGTATGATTACGATGGAAAGCTAGCTAAAGACTTAAGAACAGAGTATGGAAAAAAGGCTGCCATAAACAATTGGATATGCTTATTTTACCATGCCAAGAACAGGGCTATTGGCACAGTTAAAGAGGATGAACAAGGTAATATAAGAGTAGACGCTTTTTAGCTAATACCTAAGCTTTGATACAAATCTTGAATTTTTTCTATGGTTAAAGGTTTAGAAATAAACCTGTTAACAGTAGGATATGTTTTAGATTTACTGATATCATCATTATAAACAGATGATGACAACATATTAATTACAATCTTTTTTGATATTTGATGAGTTACGGCAGCATATTCTTCTAAAAACTCCCAGCCATTCATGATAGGCATGTTAATATCTAAAAAAATAATATCTGGAAGATCTTTTTGATTATTTAATCTAGATGTTATATAATTTATACCTTCCTGACCATTTAAACAAGTAGAAACTCTTGCTCTAGGCGGTATCTTGTCTATTAATTTAGCGGCTATAAAATTATTGATTTCGTCATCATCAATAATTAAAATATGTAACGTTTCATCTATCATATCTGGGCTCTTCTACGAAAGCTTAAAAATAAAGTTTTAATGATTTCAAAGCATATTAAACTCATTAATAATTATCCCGCTATTATAACTATTAATATTTATAGATACACTTTAAAATAGTTTCAAGTTTTATACCATAAAAGCATTTTTCTAGATAATTAAGATTTTAAATTGATATTATCTTGCTTAAAAGATTTAAAGACCATATTAAAAAGGCATATTATTTATAAGCTTATTAAATCAAATAAAAAAACGCCTCTTTTTTGATTATTATAATACCCAAAATGGGGAATTTGAGAATTTTATTCTACAATATAAGGCAAAAAAAAAGAGGCTAGCTTTAATAGCTAGCCTCTCATACTTTATAATAGAAATATTCTATTTTTTCGCAACCAAGTTGATATTTAATTCAAACTCATCATTAATTGCTTTGTCTCCTAAACTATCAAAAAAGCTTTTAGAACCATATTTAATATCGTATTTTGTTCTATCAACTTTAACTCCATTAGCAACAGCTACCAAAACACCATTTTTCACAGTGATTGCAGCAGGGAAAGTTAATGGCTGAGTGATTCCTTTAATTGTTAAATTACCAGAAATATTTACTTTACCTGCACCAGCAGCAGTAACTTTAGTAATCACAAATTTTGATTGAGCAAATTTATCAACGCCAAAGAAGTCGTCAGCTTTTAAATGGCCTAATAATTTACCATTCATTTCGCCTTGTAAATCAGTTACAGTCATGCTGTTCATATTGATAACAAAATTACCTCCATTTAAAGCAGAACCATTGTAATTAAGAACCCCAGAAGCTAATTTAATTTCTCCACGGTGTTCACCAGTAACTTTTTTACCAATCCACTCAATTTTAGATTTTTGAGTATCAACTTTATACTCAACTGCAGCTGGCTTAAATGCCAACGAAATCATGCTTACGAAAGCAATTAATAATATTCCTTTTTTCATAATTTTTAATTTTGTTAAACAAACCTACATAAATAATTTATATGTTTAAACATCTATTTTTGATATTACATTAAATTGACATTCTTAAGATTCTGGCTGAGGAAATCTTAAAATAAAGGTAGTACCTACATTTGGCTCGCTTTCTACCTCAATGGAGCCGCCTAAAGATTCTATATGCGATTTAAGTATAAACAAACCAATACCTTTTCCTTCTGTATTCTCATGAAACCTTTGGTATAAACCAAAGATCTTTTCAGCATTTTTCTTCAAATCAATTCCTAAGCCGTTATCTTTTATTTTCAAAACAACATCATTACCTATTAACTGGCTAGAAATATGAATTTCTAAATTTCTTTGATTAGACTTATAATTAATGGCATTAGAAAGCAAGCAAAAAATGGCACTTTCAAAATATTGTTTAGGATAATAAAGCTTATTTACATCAACTGCTAACTTTATTTTAGCGTTTGCTTTCACGAGTTTATTCTCTAAGGAATTGATTACCTTAACACACTCATCTTCGATATTTAGGTTAGTAGCGCATTTTTCTTCCGCAGCAATTTCATGCGATACAATTTCAATTAAATCATCTAATACACCACTCAATTTAGCTATAGAGAGTTTCATATTATCCACAATTACCAAATCATCTTGACTTAGTGCTTCTAGGTTTAGCATTCCAAAGAGGGCTTCTATATTAACAATGGGCGCTCTTAAATTATGAGAAGTTATGTAAGCAAATTTTTTCAGTTCACTATTGCTTCGTAACAACTCCTCAGAAACTTTTATCAACTCAATTTCTTTTCGCCTTATCTTATCAATATCAATAACTATCCCAGATACAATATTTCTATGTTTATCAGTTTGATCGTGAGCTGTAAAAGATATCATCACATGCAAATCTTCTCCGTTTCTTAGCTTTAGTCTAACCTGAAAATTTGCCTTTTCTTATTCCCCTTTTTAAATGCTCTAAAACTTTTAAGGGCTACCAATTTATCTTTAGGATGGATAAAATCTAAAAGGTTAACCTGAGATAACTTTTGTTGATATTCAATCCCTAGCCTTTCGCACCATTCTTTACTTACAAAAGCTTTTTTAGATCCAACATC
This genomic window contains:
- a CDS encoding sensor histidine kinase encodes the protein MISFTAHDQTDKHRNIVSGIVIDIDKIRRKEIELIKVSEELLRSNSELKKFAYITSHNLRAPIVNIEALFGMLNLEALSQDDLVIVDNMKLSIAKLSGVLDDLIEIVSHEIAAEEKCATNLNIEDECVKVINSLENKLVKANAKIKLAVDVNKLYYPKQYFESAIFCLLSNAINYKSNQRNLEIHISSQLIGNDVVLKIKDNGLGIDLKKNAEKIFGLYQRFHENTEGKGIGLFILKSHIESLGGSIEVESEPNVGTTFILRFPQPES
- a CDS encoding MBL fold metallo-hydrolase yields the protein MEIIALNEGSYSVDSSKKFIPFDPSIHKASERPASLFIHINPFLIKTEKELLILDTGLGYNDEKGNLILHENIKKAGYHPDDVTKVLMSHLHYDHSGGMVWDKQGKLEPSFANAEYIIQQGEWETAYAKQSSSYKTEIFDVIQRSGQVHFIEGNGILTDEISYELTGGHCEYHQVYHIKNDEHEIFFGGDVVPEPEQLQRNFIAKYDYDGKLAKDLRTEYGKKAAINNWICLFYHAKNRAIGTVKEDEQGNIRVDAF
- a CDS encoding response regulator is translated as MIDETLHILIIDDDEINNFIAAKLIDKIPPRARVSTCLNGQEGINYITSRLNNQKDLPDIIFLDINMPIMNGWEFLEEYAAVTHQISKKIVINMLSSSVYNDDISKSKTYPTVNRFISKPLTIEKIQDLYQSLGIS
- a CDS encoding YceI family protein: MKKGILLIAFVSMISLAFKPAAVEYKVDTQKSKIEWIGKKVTGEHRGEIKLASGVLNYNGSALNGGNFVINMNSMTVTDLQGEMNGKLLGHLKADDFFGVDKFAQSKFVITKVTAAGAGKVNISGNLTIKGITQPLTFPAAITVKNGVLVAVANGVKVDRTKYDIKYGSKSFFDSLGDKAINDEFELNINLVAKK
- the lptB gene encoding LPS export ABC transporter ATP-binding protein, producing MILRAENLIKKYKQRTVVNNVSFHVGQGEIVGLLGPNGAGKTTSFYMIVGLIRPNEGNVFLEDENITQDPMYRRAQKGIGYLAQEASVFRKLTVEDNIKAVLEMTQLSKAEQKDKLEQLIDEFSLHKVRKNRGDLLSGGERRRTEIARALAADPKFILLDEPFAGVDPIAVEEIQTIVARLKHRNIGILITDHNVNETLSITDRAYLLAEGKIMLAGTPQEIADNEMARKFYLGQHFVLKIKNFKV
- the recJ gene encoding single-stranded-DNA-specific exonuclease RecJ; the protein is MEKRWVEHSIQDLETVNLLSEELNIDEILAQMLVARGIKTFEQAKLFFRPSLDDLHDPFLMNGMEEAVSRIQRAIKNQEHILIYGDYDVDGTTSVALTYSFFKDLYPHLTYYIPDRYVEGYGISTQGIDYAAHHGISLIIALDCGIKSIDKVEYAKEKGIDFIICDHHLPGDEIPDAIAVLDPKRKDCNYPYKELSGCGLGFKLIQAFASRNDIPQEKVLKYLDLVVVSIASDIVPITGENRILAHYGLKKLNSEPCNGLKALIELSGKADDFTITDIVFSIGPRINAAGRIDDAKQAVKLLIASSTQLAEDAGFIINLKNSERKEFDNNITEQALNMILNSPEMEKRKSTVVYHETWHKGVIGIVASRLTEKYYRPTIVLTQSNGHIAGSARSVLGYDLYEALCECSDLLEQFGGHKYAAGLTMKPENLPAFIHKFEEVVSATITDDMLMQVIEAEKCIDLKDITPKFFRILKQFAPFGPQNMAPVFISRNVYSYGYGSIVGNNHLKMSVRQKDSQVFDCIAFGHGDFLEQINRGIPFDICYTIEENVWKDKRSIQLNIKGIKTY